The following are encoded together in the Pleurocapsa sp. FMAR1 genome:
- the miaA gene encoding tRNA (adenosine(37)-N6)-dimethylallyltransferase MiaA: MLIVICGVTASGKSGLALEIAQRLNTAIISADSRQIYREFDIGTAKPSLAEQKSVPHYQIDICEPTETLTLAEYQQQTQELIKTSNHSLPLLVGGTGLYLDAITKGLKIPRVSPQPELRSQLSSLGQAQIHGWLAQVDPEAARKIHLNDQFRTLRALEVFYVTGVPITAQQGENPPNYPILQIGLDGDVAALDKRIAIRTKQMIEMGLVQEVDYLCHKYGKNLPLLNTLGYSEIKQYLAAEINLEQAIALTVTHTRQFAKRQRTWFRKNKNIHWFDSGSSNLVEQVWQTIQEFINY, translated from the coding sequence ATGCTAATTGTTATTTGTGGTGTGACTGCCAGCGGTAAATCTGGTTTAGCTTTAGAAATTGCTCAACGTTTAAACACAGCGATCATTAGCGCAGATTCTCGGCAGATATACCGCGAGTTTGATATTGGCACAGCCAAACCATCGTTAGCCGAACAAAAATCAGTTCCCCATTACCAAATTGATATTTGTGAGCCAACCGAGACATTGACTCTAGCAGAATATCAGCAGCAAACTCAAGAATTGATTAAGACTAGCAATCATTCTTTGCCTTTATTGGTGGGTGGTACGGGATTATATTTAGATGCAATTACTAAAGGCTTAAAGATTCCCAGAGTATCACCACAGCCAGAATTGCGATCGCAATTGTCTTCTCTGGGACAAGCACAAATTCACGGCTGGTTAGCTCAAGTTGACCCTGAAGCAGCCAGAAAAATTCATCTTAACGACCAATTTAGAACCTTAAGAGCCTTAGAAGTCTTTTATGTTACGGGTGTTCCTATTACCGCCCAACAAGGCGAAAATCCACCTAATTATCCTATTTTACAGATTGGCTTAGACGGCGATGTGGCAGCTTTAGACAAGAGAATCGCCATCCGCACTAAGCAAATGATCGAGATGGGATTAGTCCAAGAGGTAGACTATCTCTGCCATAAATACGGTAAGAATCTACCTTTGTTAAATACCTTGGGCTATAGCGAAATCAAACAATATTTAGCTGCTGAAATTAATTTAGAACAGGCGATCGCTCTAACTGTTACTCACACCCGTCAATTTGCCAAACGCCAGCGCACTTGGTTTAGAAAAAACAAAAACATCCATTGGTTTGATAGTGGTAGTTCTAATTTAGTTGAGCAAGTTTGGCAAACAATACAAGAATTTATTAATTACTGA
- the menD gene encoding 2-succinyl-5-enolpyruvyl-6-hydroxy-3-cyclohexene-1-carboxylic-acid synthase: MIDFRNVNTLWASILVETLYHCGLTMAVVCPGSRSTPLTMAFANHPGIEAIPILDERSAAFFALARAKKTGLPTALVCTSGTAGANFYPAVIEAKESYVPLIVLTADRPPESRHCHAGQTIEQTKLYGNLPHWQCELALPEANLAMLCYLRQNIVQAWEKSLFPAPGIVHLNLPFREPLAPIEQPELAEFKSKFPLQDFFEAVACPLPINAQISTLPWNNWQTKSGIIIAGLAQPKDPQAYCQAIATLAQLLSFPVLGEALSPIRNYSSLNPYLISTYDSILRQNQASKELIPEVIIQIGELPTSKQLRNWLNDITVERWIIDTRIENFDPLHGKTIHVHSSIEQIAHNLNSQLENRPCSKYCHQWCELETATRTNLDNLLKSLETMYEGKAAWLLSRSLPATTPIFFANSMSIRYAEYFWQPNDNHLVPYFSRGANGIDGTLSTALGIAYQDTGVLLTGDLALLHDTNGFLLHEKFQGHLTIVLINNNGGGIFETLPIANFALFEEYFATPQSVDFAQLCAAYDVEHKYVNDWQHLQELLENLPTTGIRVLEVICDRVQDAAWLKNNLS; this comes from the coding sequence ATGATTGACTTTCGCAATGTAAACACACTATGGGCATCAATACTAGTAGAAACACTGTACCATTGTGGCTTGACCATGGCGGTAGTCTGTCCTGGTTCGCGCTCTACTCCTTTGACCATGGCATTTGCCAATCATCCAGGGATTGAAGCCATTCCCATTTTAGATGAGCGTTCAGCAGCTTTTTTTGCTTTGGCGAGAGCTAAGAAAACTGGTTTGCCGACGGCACTAGTCTGTACTTCTGGCACAGCAGGAGCAAATTTTTATCCTGCGGTAATTGAGGCAAAAGAAAGTTATGTACCTCTGATTGTTTTAACGGCAGATCGCCCACCTGAATCACGCCATTGTCATGCAGGGCAAACAATCGAGCAGACAAAGCTGTATGGTAATCTACCCCACTGGCAGTGTGAGCTTGCTCTGCCTGAAGCTAATTTAGCCATGTTGTGCTATTTGCGACAGAATATAGTCCAGGCTTGGGAAAAATCTCTTTTTCCTGCCCCTGGAATAGTACATCTTAATCTTCCTTTTCGCGAGCCTTTAGCCCCGATAGAACAACCAGAATTAGCTGAGTTTAAAAGTAAGTTTCCACTTCAAGACTTTTTTGAGGCAGTTGCTTGTCCTTTACCTATTAATGCTCAGATTTCTACTTTACCCTGGAATAATTGGCAAACTAAATCAGGAATTATAATTGCTGGTTTGGCTCAACCAAAAGATCCTCAAGCTTATTGTCAGGCGATCGCAACTTTAGCGCAACTATTGTCTTTTCCTGTCTTAGGCGAAGCATTATCTCCTATTAGAAACTACAGTTCTCTCAATCCTTATTTAATTTCTACCTATGATTCAATTTTGCGTCAGAATCAGGCAAGCAAAGAACTTATTCCTGAAGTAATTATTCAAATTGGCGAACTTCCCACCAGCAAACAGCTAAGAAACTGGCTAAATGATATTACTGTCGAACGCTGGATTATCGATACTCGGATTGAAAACTTCGATCCTCTCCACGGAAAAACAATTCATGTTCACAGTTCAATTGAGCAAATTGCCCATAATCTCAATTCTCAGCTAGAAAACCGCCCCTGCTCAAAATACTGCCATCAATGGTGTGAATTAGAAACCGCAACGAGAACTAATTTAGATAATCTTCTAAAATCTCTAGAGACAATGTATGAAGGTAAAGCTGCCTGGTTGCTTTCTCGTAGTTTACCCGCCACTACACCGATTTTCTTTGCTAACAGTATGTCAATACGTTATGCGGAATATTTTTGGCAACCAAATGATAATCACCTTGTTCCTTATTTTAGTCGTGGGGCAAATGGAATTGATGGCACCCTTTCTACTGCTTTAGGAATTGCCTATCAAGATACAGGGGTATTGTTAACAGGAGATTTAGCTTTACTACATGATACTAATGGCTTTTTGCTGCATGAAAAATTTCAAGGGCATTTAACTATTGTGCTGATCAATAATAACGGTGGCGGAATTTTTGAAACGTTACCGATCGCCAATTTCGCCTTATTTGAAGAATATTTTGCTACGCCTCAGTCAGTTGACTTTGCTCAACTGTGCGCTGCCTATGATGTCGAACATAAATATGTAAATGATTGGCAACATTTACAAGAGTTACTTGAAAATTTGCCGACAACAGGAATTAGAGTTTTAGAAGTTATTTGCGATCGCGTCCAGGACGCTGCTTGGCTCAAGAACAATCTGTCTTAA
- a CDS encoding isochorismate synthase, which produces MTQFKNSMPFLTQSNNLVLEDNHAEFENFWCNNKLDFVVNKDTKILSFACQIPNVDPLACLQSFSHTNTLHFYWENRSKQEAVAAWGIARQNYTGSESRFDLAQSFVKECFGQVIREGENTLSLGKPSVFCSFTFFADPKESEPFKSGTLFLPRFQIVKKNKNCCLIVNFPLAKKQDKSNFVNLIQQKLNNINWSDVGRLNVEKENNFSSTERDQCQDPNYFKSVVASALDAIAVDELSKIVIAHTTDIRSPVPFQVIKSLSNLRQLHPDCYIFSTSNGSGQNFIGASPERLISVQNRQLVTDALAGSAPRGANSTEDLHLGNLLLKNRKEKREHKAVSDFIIERLRSIGLKPQQLPLQLLKLSNIQHLWTPIYAHLPPDIEPLEIVALLHPTPAVAGVSTKVACEKIRHYEKFARSLYAAPLGWVDSEGNCEFIVGIRSALIDGDRARLYAGAGIVSGSNPSKEFDEVQLKLQSLLKALV; this is translated from the coding sequence ATGACACAATTTAAAAACTCTATGCCTTTTTTAACTCAGTCTAATAATTTAGTTTTAGAAGATAATCATGCGGAATTTGAAAACTTTTGGTGCAATAACAAGTTAGATTTTGTAGTAAATAAAGATACAAAAATTCTCAGCTTTGCTTGTCAAATTCCTAACGTCGATCCTCTTGCTTGCTTACAAAGCTTTAGTCATACCAATACTCTACATTTTTATTGGGAGAATCGCAGTAAGCAAGAAGCAGTAGCAGCTTGGGGCATTGCTCGTCAAAATTATACGGGGTCTGAATCGCGATTTGACCTAGCACAGAGTTTTGTAAAAGAGTGTTTTGGGCAGGTGATTAGAGAAGGTGAAAATACTTTAAGTCTAGGCAAGCCAAGTGTATTTTGTAGCTTTACTTTTTTTGCTGATCCTAAAGAATCTGAACCATTTAAATCAGGTACATTATTTTTGCCTCGTTTTCAAATAGTTAAAAAGAATAAAAACTGCTGTTTGATTGTAAATTTTCCTCTCGCTAAAAAACAAGACAAAAGTAATTTTGTCAACCTTATTCAACAAAAGTTAAATAATATTAATTGGTCTGATGTCGGGCGATTAAATGTTGAGAAGGAAAACAATTTTTCATCTACTGAGCGAGATCAGTGTCAAGATCCTAACTATTTTAAGTCTGTAGTGGCATCTGCGTTAGATGCGATCGCCGTTGATGAGCTAAGTAAGATTGTCATTGCCCACACTACAGATATACGCTCACCTGTGCCTTTTCAGGTAATTAAATCTCTTAGCAATCTGCGTCAGCTTCATCCAGACTGCTATATATTTTCCACCAGCAATGGTTCGGGACAAAACTTTATTGGTGCTAGCCCAGAACGCTTGATTAGCGTCCAAAATAGACAGCTTGTCACCGATGCCCTAGCGGGTTCTGCTCCTAGAGGCGCAAACAGTACAGAAGACTTACATTTGGGTAATTTACTGCTCAAAAATAGAAAAGAAAAACGAGAGCATAAAGCCGTTAGCGATTTTATAATTGAGCGTTTACGGAGTATTGGCTTAAAACCTCAGCAATTACCGCTGCAACTGCTCAAATTATCTAATATTCAGCACCTCTGGACACCAATTTATGCTCATTTACCGCCAGATATTGAACCTTTAGAAATTGTGGCTCTGCTTCATCCAACTCCTGCTGTTGCTGGGGTATCTACAAAAGTTGCCTGTGAAAAAATTCGTCATTATGAAAAATTTGCTCGCTCCTTATATGCTGCTCCTTTAGGCTGGGTAGACTCAGAAGGAAATTGTGAATTTATTGTCGGTATTCGTTCGGCATTAATTGATGGCGATCGCGCTCGACTCTATGCGGGTGCTGGTATAGTTTCTGGCTCTAACCCCAGTAAAGAATTTGACGAGGTACAGTTAAAATTACAGTCGCTTTTGAAGGCTTTGGTTTAA